One window of Nostoc sp. C052 genomic DNA carries:
- a CDS encoding UDP-glucuronic acid decarboxylase family protein: MRILVTGGAGFIGSHLIDRLMAAGHELICLDNFYTGHKRNILKWLGHPYFELIRHDITEPIRLEVDQIYHLACPASPVHYQYNPVKTVKTNVIGTLNMLGLAKRVKARFFLASTSEVYGDPEVHPQTEEYRGSVNPIGIRSCYDEGKRIAETLAFDYYRQNKVDIRVVRIFNTYGPRMLENDGRVVSNFIVQALRGNPLTVYGDGSQTRSFCYVSDLVEGFIRLMNSDYIGPVNLGNPGEYTILQLAQTVQNMINPDAEIKFEALPSDDPRRRQPDITKAKTWLNWEPTIPLQDGLKLTIEDFRDRIQSDVNNSIS, encoded by the coding sequence ATGAGAATTTTGGTAACGGGCGGTGCTGGGTTTATTGGTTCCCATCTCATCGACCGACTAATGGCTGCTGGGCATGAATTAATATGCTTGGATAATTTTTACACTGGTCACAAACGCAACATTCTTAAATGGTTAGGTCACCCGTACTTTGAACTAATTCGCCACGACATAACCGAACCAATTCGGTTAGAAGTGGATCAAATTTATCATTTAGCTTGTCCAGCTTCACCGGTACATTACCAGTACAACCCAGTTAAAACCGTTAAAACTAACGTAATAGGAACACTGAATATGTTGGGGCTGGCAAAACGTGTAAAAGCCAGGTTTTTCTTAGCCTCAACTAGTGAAGTATACGGAGATCCAGAAGTCCATCCCCAGACAGAAGAGTATAGAGGTAGCGTCAATCCCATTGGGATACGTTCATGCTACGACGAAGGTAAAAGAATTGCTGAGACTTTAGCATTTGATTACTACAGGCAAAATAAAGTTGATATTCGAGTTGTGCGGATATTCAACACCTACGGGCCAAGAATGTTAGAAAACGATGGTCGGGTAGTAAGCAACTTTATCGTTCAAGCCTTGCGTGGTAATCCTTTAACCGTATACGGTGATGGTTCGCAAACTCGTAGTTTCTGCTACGTTTCCGATTTGGTAGAAGGATTCATCCGCCTCATGAATAGCGACTACATTGGCCCAGTTAACTTGGGCAATCCTGGTGAATACACGATTTTACAATTAGCACAAACCGTGCAAAATATGATCAATCCAGACGCGGAGATTAAGTTCGAGGCACTACCTTCGGATGATCCCCGGCGTCGCCAGCCTGATATCACAAAGGCAAAAACTTGGTTAAATTGGGAACCTACCATTCCTCTGCAAGACGGGTTAAAACTGACAATAGAAGATTTTCGCGATCGCATTCAAAGCGATGTCAATAATTCAATCAGCTGA
- a CDS encoding DUF2993 domain-containing protein, translating to MFGGLTGLQDPKGTDWGERMLNTVASQTIRHLFTQSESVEVSVRCYPSSKLLQGSIDSFKMSGRGLVIRKDFAVEEMSFETDAVAIDFGSVLSGKLSLKQPTQAIAQVILSEAGINQAFNAELVKKRLLNLTVPSLTALSGGEPVSFTDVQIQLLPENRLQLVAKADLNNGELVPLSMILAISIERRRRVSFKDPKIQLDQVPEAQREISQTLSVALVEILDNMVDLDRFDLDGVKMRLNRLETEGQKLIFSGYAEIERIPHSS from the coding sequence ATGTTCGGCGGACTTACTGGTTTACAAGATCCTAAAGGCACAGATTGGGGAGAGCGGATGCTCAACACAGTCGCCAGCCAAACGATTCGCCACTTGTTTACGCAAAGCGAGTCAGTAGAAGTCTCTGTGCGCTGCTACCCCTCCAGCAAACTGTTGCAAGGCAGCATCGATAGCTTCAAAATGAGCGGTCGTGGCTTGGTGATTCGCAAAGATTTCGCAGTAGAGGAGATGTCTTTTGAAACTGATGCGGTGGCTATTGACTTCGGCTCGGTTTTAAGTGGCAAACTCAGCCTTAAGCAACCGACTCAAGCGATCGCTCAAGTCATATTATCAGAAGCAGGCATCAACCAAGCCTTTAACGCGGAACTGGTGAAAAAGCGCCTGCTTAACCTCACCGTACCATCACTAACGGCATTATCTGGCGGCGAACCAGTCTCCTTTACGGATGTTCAGATACAGCTATTGCCAGAAAACCGGTTGCAGCTTGTAGCAAAAGCAGATTTAAACAATGGTGAACTTGTACCTCTGAGCATGATCCTAGCTATAAGCATTGAAAGGCGGCGGCGAGTTTCTTTCAAAGATCCGAAAATTCAGCTTGACCAAGTACCAGAAGCACAACGGGAAATCTCACAAACCTTGAGTGTGGCACTGGTAGAAATTTTAGATAATATGGTTGATCTTGATCGCTTTGACCTCGATGGAGTAAAAATGCGGCTCAACCGATTAGAAACTGAAGGTCAAAAACTTATTTTCAGTGGATATGCTGAAATTGAACGTATTCCACATAGCAGTTGA
- the rodA gene encoding rod shape-determining protein RodA produces MLLKRSLPKIRWKSWVKPWQSVDWLLFCLPIAISIFGGTMILSTELKQPVTDWWWHWLVAGIGVLIALFLSRIRYELLMQWHWVTYSLTNFSLIAVMIAGTSAKGAQRWISFAGFNVQPSEFAKVGMIITLAALLHRNTASSLEGVFRVLAITAIPWGLVFLQPDLATSMVFGAIVLGMLYWANANPGWLILMISPVVAAILFSISWPFAEPVVLLKELSFGPLGLIWSVAMAIVGWQTLPWRRFGFGAISAWTLNILGGELGVFAWNHILKPYQKNRLTVFMDPDHDPLGAGYHLIQSRIAIGAGEVWGWGLFKGPMTQLNFVPEQHTDFIFSAVGEEFGFIGCLVVLFVFCLICWRLLHIAQTAKDNFGSLLAIGVLSMIVFQVIVNVGMTVGLAPVAGIPLPWMSYGRSAMLTNFISLGIVESVANFRQRQKYY; encoded by the coding sequence ATGTTGTTAAAAAGATCGCTCCCCAAAATTCGCTGGAAGTCTTGGGTTAAACCCTGGCAGTCTGTAGATTGGCTACTATTTTGCTTGCCTATAGCTATCAGTATTTTTGGCGGCACTATGATTCTCAGTACGGAACTGAAGCAGCCGGTAACTGACTGGTGGTGGCACTGGTTGGTAGCTGGTATCGGTGTGCTTATAGCCCTGTTTTTATCTCGTATCCGTTACGAACTCTTGATGCAGTGGCACTGGGTAACATACTCACTAACGAACTTCAGTTTAATTGCCGTGATGATTGCTGGTACTAGCGCCAAAGGGGCGCAGCGGTGGATTAGTTTCGCTGGCTTTAACGTGCAACCCTCAGAATTTGCCAAAGTCGGCATGATCATCACCTTAGCAGCGTTGTTACACAGGAACACTGCTTCTAGTCTGGAAGGTGTTTTCCGTGTTCTAGCAATCACCGCCATACCTTGGGGATTAGTATTTTTACAGCCAGATTTAGCAACATCAATGGTATTTGGTGCGATCGTTTTAGGAATGCTTTATTGGGCAAATGCTAACCCCGGTTGGTTAATTCTGATGATTTCTCCAGTGGTTGCCGCCATTTTGTTTAGTATATCTTGGCCATTTGCAGAGCCAGTAGTTTTACTCAAAGAACTATCTTTTGGCCCATTAGGGCTAATTTGGTCAGTGGCCATGGCGATTGTGGGCTGGCAAACTCTTCCCTGGCGTCGATTTGGTTTTGGCGCGATCAGTGCGTGGACTCTTAATATACTGGGTGGCGAATTAGGTGTTTTCGCTTGGAACCATATTTTGAAACCGTATCAAAAAAATCGGTTAACTGTATTTATGGACCCCGATCACGATCCTCTTGGTGCTGGGTATCACCTAATTCAATCTCGTATTGCTATTGGTGCTGGTGAAGTTTGGGGATGGGGTTTGTTCAAAGGTCCAATGACGCAACTAAATTTCGTCCCTGAACAGCATACAGACTTTATTTTCTCCGCAGTGGGCGAAGAATTCGGTTTTATTGGTTGTTTGGTAGTATTATTTGTTTTCTGTTTAATTTGCTGGCGTCTACTGCATATTGCCCAAACAGCCAAAGACAACTTTGGTTCCTTGTTGGCTATTGGCGTTTTGTCGATGATTGTCTTTCAGGTGATTGTCAACGTTGGCATGACTGTTGGTTTAGCGCCTGTAGCAGGAATTCCCCTACCTTGGATGAGTTATGGGCGTTCTGCTATGCTGACTAACTTCATTTCCTTAGGAATAGTAGAATCGGTAGCAAATTTTCGACAAAGGCAGAAGTATTATTGA
- a CDS encoding Mrp/NBP35 family ATP-binding protein, whose product MYDVLDSQSVLEVLRPVEDPELRKSLVELNMIRNVTIDGGKVSFTLVLTTPACPLREFIVEDCQKAVKKLPGVTDVSIEVTAETPQQKSLPDRTGISGVKNIIAVSSGKGGVGKSTVAVNVAVALAQTGAKVGLLDADIYGPNDPTMLGLSDAQIVVRSTETGDILEPAFNHGVKLVSMGFLIDRDQPVIWRGPMLNGVIRQFLYQVEWGELDYLIVDMPPGTGDAQLTLTQAVPMAGAVIVTTPQNVALLDSRKGLRMFQQMNVPVLGIVENMSYFIPPDQPDKQYDIFGSGGGSKTATELGVPLLGCVPLEISTRVGGDSGVPIVVGEPDSASAKALTAIALTIAGKVSVAALT is encoded by the coding sequence ATGTACGATGTCCTCGATTCCCAGTCTGTCTTAGAAGTTTTGCGACCAGTAGAAGACCCAGAACTCCGTAAAAGTTTGGTAGAACTAAACATGATTCGCAACGTCACAATTGACGGTGGTAAGGTTAGTTTCACTTTAGTGTTAACCACCCCTGCCTGTCCTTTACGTGAATTTATTGTCGAAGACTGTCAGAAAGCTGTCAAAAAACTCCCAGGCGTTACAGATGTCAGCATAGAAGTGACGGCAGAAACACCGCAGCAAAAAAGTTTACCTGACCGCACTGGCATTTCTGGGGTGAAAAATATCATTGCTGTTTCCAGCGGCAAAGGTGGCGTTGGTAAAAGTACGGTGGCGGTTAATGTTGCAGTAGCTCTAGCTCAAACTGGGGCGAAAGTTGGTTTGCTAGATGCTGATATCTATGGCCCTAATGACCCCACCATGCTGGGTCTATCTGATGCCCAAATCGTTGTGCGTTCTACTGAAACAGGTGACATTCTGGAACCTGCTTTTAATCACGGCGTCAAATTAGTTTCGATGGGGTTTTTGATTGACCGAGATCAACCAGTAATTTGGCGAGGGCCTATGCTCAATGGTGTAATCCGCCAGTTTCTCTATCAAGTTGAATGGGGAGAACTGGATTATTTAATTGTAGATATGCCACCGGGAACCGGAGATGCTCAGTTAACTTTAACTCAAGCAGTGCCGATGGCAGGGGCAGTAATTGTCACCACGCCGCAAAACGTAGCCCTGTTAGATTCTCGCAAGGGATTGCGAATGTTCCAGCAGATGAATGTCCCGGTATTAGGGATTGTGGAAAATATGAGCTATTTTATCCCCCCCGATCAACCAGATAAGCAATATGACATCTTTGGTTCCGGTGGTGGCTCCAAAACAGCCACAGAATTGGGAGTGCCATTGTTAGGGTGCGTACCACTAGAGATTTCCACACGAGTTGGTGGTGACAGTGGTGTACCAATAGTTGTCGGTGAGCCAGATTCAGCTTCGGCAAAAGCATTAACAGCGATCGCTCTTACCATTGCTGGTAAAGTATCAGTTGCCGCTTTGACATAA
- a CDS encoding UDP-glucose/GDP-mannose dehydrogenase family protein encodes MRVCVIGTGYVGLVTGACLAHIGHDVICVDNNEEKVKLMKSGQSPIFEPGLSEIMQSAIQTEKIHFTSDLAAGVSHGEILFIAVGTPPLPTGESDTRYVEAVARGIGENLNGGYKVIVNKSTVPIGSGDWVRMLVLDGVAERQKTLIPAGGVPSDEKLPEFVAEFDVVSNPEFLREGSAVYDTFNPDRIVLGGNSQRAVALMQQLYAPIVERKFAADQSLPPVPILATDLSSAEMIKYAANAFLATKISFINEVANICDRVGADVTQVAKGIGLDSRIGNKFLQAGIGWGGSCFPKDVSALIHTADDYGYEAQLLKAAVSVNERQRLIALEKLQQVLKILKGKTVGLLGLTFKPDTDDLRDAPALNLIEQLNRLGAKVKAYDPIVSQTGLRHGLSGVLVETDAERLADGCDALVLVTEWQQFSTLDYVKMAKLMAHPVIIDGRNFLDPETLIRAGFQYVGVGR; translated from the coding sequence ATGCGTGTTTGCGTGATTGGTACTGGTTACGTTGGTTTGGTTACAGGTGCTTGTTTGGCTCATATTGGGCATGATGTAATTTGCGTAGATAACAACGAAGAAAAAGTTAAGTTAATGAAGTCTGGGCAGTCCCCAATTTTTGAGCCGGGACTCTCAGAAATTATGCAGTCTGCCATTCAAACAGAGAAGATTCATTTTACTAGCGATCTTGCTGCTGGAGTTTCCCACGGCGAAATTCTGTTTATTGCTGTGGGAACACCACCTTTACCCACAGGTGAAAGTGATACTCGTTATGTCGAAGCTGTAGCCCGTGGGATTGGAGAAAATCTCAACGGTGGTTATAAAGTCATAGTGAATAAATCTACAGTACCCATTGGCTCAGGTGATTGGGTGCGGATGCTTGTTCTAGATGGTGTTGCAGAGCGGCAGAAAACACTGATACCCGCAGGTGGAGTGCCGAGTGATGAGAAATTACCTGAATTTGTAGCCGAGTTTGATGTAGTCAGCAATCCAGAGTTTTTACGCGAAGGTTCGGCAGTTTACGACACCTTCAACCCCGATCGCATTGTACTAGGGGGCAATAGTCAAAGGGCAGTAGCCTTGATGCAACAATTGTACGCCCCAATTGTCGAACGTAAGTTTGCTGCCGATCAATCTTTACCCCCTGTGCCAATTTTGGCAACAGACCTCAGTTCGGCGGAGATGATTAAATACGCCGCTAATGCCTTTTTAGCCACTAAAATTAGTTTTATTAACGAAGTCGCTAATATTTGCGATCGCGTCGGTGCTGATGTTACCCAAGTAGCTAAGGGTATTGGTTTAGATTCCCGCATTGGCAACAAGTTTTTACAAGCTGGTATTGGTTGGGGTGGTTCATGCTTCCCCAAAGATGTCTCTGCTCTGATTCACACTGCTGATGATTATGGCTATGAAGCCCAATTACTCAAAGCTGCTGTCAGTGTCAACGAACGTCAGCGGTTGATTGCTTTAGAAAAACTCCAGCAAGTTCTAAAAATTCTCAAAGGCAAAACAGTCGGACTACTAGGACTAACCTTCAAACCAGATACCGACGACTTGCGCGACGCCCCAGCACTCAACCTAATTGAGCAGCTAAATAGACTGGGAGCTAAAGTCAAAGCCTACGACCCCATTGTTTCCCAAACAGGTCTGCGTCATGGGCTTTCTGGTGTGTTAGTAGAAACCGATGCCGAAAGATTAGCTGATGGCTGCGATGCTTTGGTACTGGTCACGGAATGGCAGCAGTTTAGCACTCTTGACTATGTGAAGATGGCAAAATTGATGGCTCATCCCGTTATCATTGATGGTCGTAACTTCCTCGACCCTGAAACACTTATACGCGCTGGATTCCAATATGTAGGCGTGGGAAGATAA
- a CDS encoding cation:proton antiporter: MELLSQVLVLEPTSQVLGKEPIVPFAILLVVILVIPIMFERLRLPGLVGLVFSGLVLGPSGWNLFQPDSPMINLLSDIGLIYLLFVAGLEIDLEKFRQRKGRALGFASLTFSVPLVMGTSLGLVFGYGWNTSILIGSLFASYTLLAYPIISRLGVVNNEAVTVTIGATIFTDIGAVLILALTVAIAHAGTFSFAKLLTLSGWLTIYSVAVVTGFDWAGKEFFKRSGDDEGNKFLFVLLSVFLAAVGAQLIGVEKIVGAFLAGLAVNEAVGAGPVKEKVVFIGSVLFIPIFFVDLGLLIDLPAFGNNLDTLKLTLLMIVSLIVSKLIAALLTKLLYRYKWQEILTMWSLSIPQVGTTLAATLVGYRAGLLPLAVLHSVIVLMLVTSTLGPLLTSRIAVGLNSSPAEDPTPPLPDQNAPETDSAFTIVVPVYNPHTQQYLIEMAALLARQSQGKIIPLAIANAAAQMDAPQLETYLQRSEWLLTKATAQSRALGVAAEPVLRIDDAFAQGISRAAREQKANLIVMGWGKRTGLRARLFGNVIDGVLWASHCPVAVTRLVESPKKIQRILVPIENLTAPTLQPVQFAQMLAEANQSHITVLNVCDRRTSSSKIAWRRSHLSLLVSKLALANTPEIQIIAHENVAQAILQAARLYDLVVLPFIRNRTSPGGLAISDVTTQLARQLTCSIVMLGEPQRTQTNVITSNTATSITSAV; this comes from the coding sequence ATGGAACTCTTATCACAAGTTCTTGTTCTGGAACCAACCTCCCAAGTTCTTGGCAAGGAACCCATTGTTCCCTTTGCTATTTTGTTGGTGGTTATCTTAGTTATACCCATCATGTTTGAACGACTAAGATTACCAGGATTAGTGGGTTTGGTTTTCTCAGGGCTAGTACTTGGGCCCTCAGGCTGGAATCTATTTCAGCCTGACTCACCAATGATTAACCTACTATCAGACATTGGGTTAATTTATTTGCTGTTTGTCGCAGGGCTAGAAATCGATCTCGAAAAGTTCCGCCAAAGAAAAGGTCGCGCCTTGGGTTTTGCTAGCTTGACTTTCAGTGTACCTCTGGTAATGGGAACTTCACTAGGGCTAGTTTTCGGCTATGGCTGGAACACTTCAATTTTAATTGGCTCTTTATTCGCTTCCTATACCCTTTTGGCATATCCGATAATCAGCCGTTTGGGAGTGGTAAACAACGAAGCTGTTACTGTCACCATTGGAGCGACAATTTTTACAGATATTGGCGCAGTGCTGATATTAGCCCTGACTGTAGCGATCGCTCATGCTGGGACATTTAGCTTTGCTAAACTACTCACCTTGTCGGGTTGGTTAACTATTTACTCTGTGGCCGTTGTGACCGGCTTTGATTGGGCCGGCAAAGAATTTTTCAAGCGGTCTGGAGACGATGAAGGAAACAAGTTTTTGTTTGTGTTGCTTTCTGTGTTTCTAGCAGCTGTGGGCGCTCAATTAATTGGGGTAGAAAAAATTGTTGGTGCCTTTTTAGCAGGTTTAGCGGTGAATGAAGCTGTGGGTGCAGGCCCAGTCAAAGAAAAGGTAGTATTTATTGGCAGTGTGCTGTTCATTCCCATTTTCTTTGTTGACCTTGGGTTACTGATCGATCTACCCGCTTTTGGGAACAACCTAGACACACTCAAGTTAACGCTGTTAATGATAGTTAGTTTGATTGTCAGCAAATTGATTGCAGCTTTGTTAACAAAACTGCTTTACCGCTACAAGTGGCAAGAAATACTAACGATGTGGTCGCTATCAATTCCCCAAGTTGGTACAACCTTAGCAGCGACGTTAGTGGGATATCGGGCTGGATTGCTGCCACTAGCAGTATTACACAGTGTCATTGTTTTAATGCTTGTGACATCAACCTTGGGGCCGTTGCTGACCAGTCGAATAGCTGTTGGTTTAAATTCTTCACCAGCCGAAGATCCAACACCACCCCTACCCGATCAGAACGCACCAGAGACAGACAGTGCTTTTACTATAGTTGTACCTGTATATAATCCTCATACTCAGCAGTATTTAATTGAAATGGCAGCGTTATTAGCGCGTCAGTCTCAGGGGAAAATTATACCGCTAGCGATCGCTAATGCTGCTGCTCAGATGGATGCACCGCAGTTAGAAACATATCTACAACGGAGTGAGTGGTTATTGACCAAAGCCACCGCACAAAGTCGAGCTTTGGGTGTAGCCGCAGAACCAGTACTGCGAATTGATGATGCCTTTGCTCAAGGAATTAGCAGAGCGGCTCGCGAACAAAAGGCTAATTTAATTGTTATGGGTTGGGGTAAACGGACTGGGTTACGAGCGCGTTTATTTGGAAATGTGATTGATGGCGTGCTTTGGGCATCCCATTGTCCAGTCGCGGTGACACGTCTAGTAGAATCACCGAAAAAAATTCAGCGTATTCTAGTACCTATAGAAAATTTAACAGCGCCAACATTACAGCCCGTACAATTTGCCCAGATGCTAGCAGAGGCAAATCAGAGCCATATTACTGTGCTGAATGTGTGCGATCGCCGCACTAGTTCCAGTAAAATCGCTTGGAGGCGATCGCACCTTTCCCTATTAGTATCTAAATTGGCTTTGGCCAATACCCCAGAAATTCAAATCATCGCTCACGAAAATGTTGCCCAAGCAATTTTGCAGGCAGCACGATTATATGATTTAGTAGTTTTACCTTTTATACGTAATCGTACCAGTCCTGGAGGGTTAGCCATTAGCGATGTCACAACCCAGTTAGCCAGACAACTCACCTGCTCCATAGTCATGCTTGGAGAACCGCAACGTACTCAAACTAATGTAATTACTTCTAATACAGCTACCAGCATTACATCTGCTGTATAA
- a CDS encoding type II toxin-antitoxin system HicB family antitoxin, with the protein MMKHYHINIFYSEEDKGYIADIPDLKYCSAFGLTEEEALREVLQAKEAWLDAAKMEEKPIPKPRYRSAIY; encoded by the coding sequence ATGATGAAACACTATCACATTAATATTTTTTATAGTGAAGAAGATAAGGGCTATATTGCTGATATTCCTGATTTGAAATACTGTTCAGCATTTGGTTTAACTGAAGAAGAAGCGCTTCGTGAAGTCTTGCAAGCAAAAGAAGCATGGTTAGATGCGGCTAAAATGGAGGAAAAACCAATTCCTAAACCGAGATATCGATCGGCAATTTACTAG
- a CDS encoding HAS-barrel domain-containing protein has translation MRLPLPQFATGDRHPNHIAEVIETTSTEFLAQCLEPEDLSFPSMPPFGSWVCSVDEESGNQIYAVVYYATTMPIDSVHRARALGLSLQDLREEQPQIFAMLRTEFRAAIVGFELSSQNQSYNQRVYQYLPPRPPQIHQAVYRCEPEAIIKFTEELDFLRTLLCINGAPIESLTAAAIRDVYQLRKADREWLIKAGRSLSVLLKDDYDRLRFILSQIHP, from the coding sequence ATGCGCCTCCCTTTACCACAGTTTGCCACTGGCGATCGCCATCCCAACCACATTGCGGAGGTGATTGAAACTACTAGTACGGAATTTTTAGCTCAGTGTTTGGAACCGGAAGATTTAAGCTTTCCCTCTATGCCACCCTTTGGTAGTTGGGTCTGTTCTGTGGATGAAGAATCTGGCAATCAAATTTATGCCGTAGTGTATTATGCCACAACTATGCCCATAGATTCCGTACATCGGGCGAGGGCGTTGGGGTTGTCCTTGCAAGACTTACGGGAGGAACAACCCCAAATATTTGCTATGCTCCGCACAGAATTTCGGGCTGCGATCGTGGGATTTGAACTATCTTCGCAAAATCAAAGTTATAACCAAAGAGTATATCAGTATCTTCCACCTCGTCCCCCGCAAATTCATCAAGCTGTTTATCGATGTGAACCAGAAGCTATCATTAAATTTACTGAAGAACTAGATTTTTTACGGACACTACTTTGCATCAATGGTGCGCCTATAGAGTCTTTAACCGCAGCTGCGATTCGAGATGTATACCAGTTACGCAAAGCTGACCGAGAATGGTTAATTAAAGCTGGACGTAGCTTAAGTGTGCTACTTAAAGACGACTACGATCGCTTGCGGTTCATTTTGAGTCAAATCCACCCGTAG
- a CDS encoding DUF262 domain-containing protein: protein MKATQTNFLNFLEGNKQLIIPIYQRPYSWTLTQCQQLWNDILRAANDNEISGHFIGSLVYMVDTVYLTAVIPKLLVIDGQQRLTTLSLLLSVLSKAIKASNEEIDISSEALEDFYLFNRHAKGSERYKLLLNQKDRETLIRLLGDTEIPEDKSQQLVDNYRYFETQIRKLDIDLNNLYRGICKLMIVEISLERDRDDPQLIFESLNSTGLELSEADKIRNYVLMKRQPEEQNEIYNLYWHPMERSFDKTGNSELFDRFIRDYLTIKSKSGTIPNIRDVYSSFKIYVQSKKDTLIKDIVADVYHYSKYFVKLVFAEETDQEIKQLITDINTLRVDVAYPFLIELYDDYDKNKIARQEFINILRLVESYVFRRSICGISTSSMNKSFATLSREVDRENYLESLQIALSSKKSYKRFPGDEEFRRELVVKDIYNFRGCNYLLRKLENYERKELVHVEKYTIEHIMPQNPNLSLEWQADLGEQWKEIRAKYLHTIGNLTLTGYNPELSDRPFIEKRDKKDGGFADSPLRLNRGLQHLKQWNETEINKRAELLADMAVKVWSSPCM, encoded by the coding sequence ATGAAAGCTACTCAAACCAACTTTCTCAACTTTTTAGAAGGTAACAAGCAATTAATTATCCCTATCTATCAGCGTCCTTATAGTTGGACACTTACTCAATGCCAGCAGCTATGGAATGATATTTTACGTGCTGCTAATGACAATGAGATTTCAGGGCATTTCATTGGCTCATTAGTTTACATGGTAGATACTGTGTATTTAACAGCAGTAATACCTAAATTATTAGTTATTGATGGTCAACAACGTTTGACAACCCTTTCATTACTACTTTCTGTTTTAAGTAAAGCTATTAAAGCAAGCAATGAAGAAATTGATATTAGTTCTGAAGCACTAGAGGATTTTTATCTTTTTAATAGACATGCAAAGGGTAGTGAACGATACAAGTTACTTTTAAATCAGAAGGATAGAGAAACTCTAATTCGGCTTCTAGGAGATACAGAAATACCTGAGGATAAATCTCAGCAACTTGTTGATAACTACCGATATTTTGAGACTCAAATTCGTAAATTAGACATTGACCTCAATAACCTGTACCGAGGTATATGCAAATTAATGATTGTAGAAATTTCTCTAGAGCGCGATCGTGACGATCCACAATTAATATTTGAAAGTCTAAATTCCACAGGACTTGAGCTTTCGGAAGCAGACAAGATTCGGAACTATGTACTGATGAAACGTCAACCAGAGGAACAGAACGAAATTTACAATCTTTATTGGCATCCAATGGAGAGGAGTTTTGACAAAACCGGAAATTCTGAGTTATTTGACCGCTTCATTCGTGATTATCTGACCATCAAATCTAAATCAGGAACTATCCCTAATATTAGAGATGTCTACAGTAGCTTTAAGATTTATGTACAAAGTAAAAAAGATACTTTAATCAAAGACATAGTAGCGGACGTTTACCATTACTCTAAATATTTTGTAAAGTTAGTTTTTGCTGAGGAAACAGACCAAGAAATTAAGCAATTAATTACAGATATTAACACTCTTAGAGTAGATGTTGCCTATCCATTTTTAATAGAACTTTATGATGATTACGATAAAAATAAAATAGCACGACAAGAATTTATAAACATTCTAAGGCTTGTGGAAAGCTATGTATTTCGGCGGAGTATCTGTGGCATTTCTACTAGCTCTATGAACAAGAGTTTTGCAACTTTAAGCCGAGAAGTTGACCGAGAAAACTACTTAGAAAGTTTACAGATTGCTTTGAGTAGTAAAAAGAGTTATAAAAGATTTCCAGGTGATGAAGAGTTTCGTCGAGAGTTGGTAGTTAAGGATATTTACAACTTTCGCGGTTGCAACTATCTACTTCGTAAACTAGAAAATTATGAGCGGAAAGAGTTAGTCCATGTTGAAAAATATACTATTGAGCATATCATGCCACAAAACCCTAATCTTTCTTTAGAATGGCAGGCAGATTTGGGAGAACAATGGAAAGAAATTAGAGCCAAGTATCTACACACTATTGGCAATCTAACTCTAACTGGATATAACCCTGAGTTGAGCGATCGCCCGTTTATAGAGAAGCGGGATAAAAAAGATGGTGGATTCGCAGATAGTCCTCTACGTCTGAATCGGGGGTTGCAACATCTGAAACAATGGAACGAAACAGAAATCAATAAAAGAGCAGAATTATTAGCAGATATGGCTGTTAAAGTTTGGTCTTCTCCATGTATGTGA
- a CDS encoding NAD(P)H dehydrogenase subunit NdhS, giving the protein MILPGATVRVNNPADTYYRYEGLVQRLSDGKVAVLFEGGNWDKLVTFRLSELELVETTAGRKKAK; this is encoded by the coding sequence ATGATTCTGCCTGGAGCAACTGTTCGCGTCAACAATCCCGCAGATACCTATTATCGCTACGAAGGACTCGTGCAACGGCTGAGTGATGGCAAAGTAGCTGTATTATTTGAAGGTGGTAACTGGGATAAATTAGTTACCTTCCGTCTGAGTGAATTGGAACTCGTAGAAACCACAGCCGGACGTAAAAAAGCCAAATAA